GTTTGTCAGCCGAGCTATGGTGGGAGGATGATCAGGAGAAGTCCGGGTGACGAGGTCGACTGGGGTCGATGCCGAAGAGACCTTGAGGAGTTTTGATTATGTGAGAGAAGAGGAGATAAGTAATGGTGAAGCGAGATGGTGCCGGGGCACACTCAGAACAggggaaaaagaaagaataaataggggaggaggcttgccctaacccacgacccagataggagacccgacccgaattgttatatttttttatttttttcattctctgttcatcgcaaatctgactcttctggaggcCGTTTCtcgtaaaactcaaaacacaaaagttgtagataatcctttcttttttctttagaaatttgaattgtcttgatcggagtttagacggaaaagttatgcatgaaatacgaacaggtattggttttggtttccgagattttttctgcaacaaaaaattaccaaaactttataaattgtgcaataaaactcaagaatgttaattttggcactttattaaaatattggataaattttgacatttaattaaaaataaaagccaTAAAGACCaggttaaaatgcccaattacgcagttttcatGCGTAATCATTATTcacagcagagatttatacagtttgtcaaatatgattaatatgttttaaagttattgtgtggcttgagaatatagatatagtacagaaatatgttctACGGTATCTTtctgagttatgttttacagaatatacaaacagtgagtatgttttatagtaattacagaataccatgattatatagttgatacagatacagtttacagtaccatgacatatagttttacagtttattccAGAAAATACAGTTCATACAGATACAGTTCATCgtaacgtcatggtttatacagttattacagaatcatggtaaaatagatagttgtatatagagatgtattatatagtatcagaccttgttggaccatacagtttacagagcacggtaccgtagttacatacagtttatagagtgcaaccacttattcagataatacgtgatataaaggttgatcgcatagagcccacgagtggacaggctccccatcagatatgggtagaggagggCATATAAGActtatggagtatagtgatttattcctagttggccagccagggtagattcagcctacgggccgtacaaccctgtgataaggggttaaatcatgacacacagttatccacagggaagttttcagttattactatatttatacagatttacagagacagaaaatatatatagttattagaagtattttgagtagaaacctaaattACAGAAATGTTAAACAATAGATAAAagatgatggtttatattactggtattgtatttacagatttagtgatacatgattatatagtaatagattttcatagtattgtaactcatctaccacacactagcaataacatatttcatcttattgagcgttggctcatcccaattaatttaacattttttaggagatccaggtaggtgagcataggggtgagcataattcggggaaaactgaattaaccgaccaaaattggtcggttcggtttggttaaaaaaactggttcggtcggttcggtgaatagaaaacattaattcggttaattgattaatcgaattaataattaattaaattttaaatttaaattagtaaATGAAAATCCTGTTATCTTCTATATTTccattctctctcactctccgtCTCACTCTCAGTGCTCTTAGAAACTCAGAAGTTAGAAGGCCCTCCCTCattgcctctctctcgctcacttgAGCTCAATCCACCACAGttcgcaccaccatcttcacgcgatgctaTCGCCTGCAACCATCGCCATCATTGTCGCTGGCCATCgtcaccagcacacaagctccctctcattctcatttttattctctcACAATCTCGCGCACAGAGCAGTTCACCGAGAACCACCCCGACTCGGCGGCTCCTCCTCACTGGCATCAAGCTCGCTCGAGCCCAATCGTCTCCCTAACCAACCACCTTTCTTCCACATCAATCTCCACTTCTCAGTTCTCCGGTTCTCCCTCTTCGCGAATCGCCTCTTCTTGGCTTTGCGGCTTCGCCTGAGCCCCTCTTCCAGTCTTCCTAGTTCGTGACCCGTCTCGATCCCAAATCCCTCTTCGATCGGCTCTTCCCTCATGTGGGCATGGCGATGGATCTACACTTAGTGACTCAGGACTTCAAGGCTTCAACCTTCCTCCACCTTCCCTTGTTTCAGATggatacacatacacatacaccaGTCCAGTACACCTTTCCCCCCTTCCTAGTTCCCTCGTTTCACGGTTaaaattggttaaccgaattacccaaaaaataaatttggtcGAGTTCGGTTCAGTGAGGCCaaacggttcggtcggttcggtttagagtattctttaaccgaaattcggttaattaaccaaatttggctgaaccgaccgtttgctcacccctaggtgAGCATACCAGGCTTGCAAATAGAGGGGCCTCaatattgccctgatattagagtgagtatctttgagagtatttttgtataatcttaaccagttgagggtattctaagaaaacagtcatatatgtatatattgggaaacattttagcactttggtattgtatataattatatatggttatgttcatttgatttccgcttcttgctgcttaggttgatagttgagtttaattcaatttggtatcagaacattgtaaatgttatagtataaaaaataaaaaaataaaaaaaatccaagttaaatagcaggacGTTACAATGCTAGTCCAAATAGTTTCAAGTTTTATCCACTTCATCTATTAAATTTAGCATATGTTCTGTTTACTAATTTTTAAAAGAACAATTTTATCGACAAAATTCATTAGTAGTTTGTATTGTACACCCTACTTTTTACGTTTAAACTTGATGATTTTTTATTGATGAAAGAAACCTTTTATATGTATGGCATTAGTTTGTGAGGTTTAAGTGACACTTGAAGATCATAAGGGGCATTTGCGACAGGATGCATTTTTCATGTAGTAAAGGTGTTTTTCAATGAAATACAAGAAAAACTTATTTAGTATAAAGCaataaaacaaaaacattttCTTTAGAGAAGTGTATGATTACCGATGAAATTAAAACCATTCAATTTGCAGAAACACCTTAAATGATATGAATGGAAGAAATAAAAACGGTTCGATTGAGATTCCCAATGCCACACATTCTCAATAttctcaatttaaaaaaaaaaaaccctaatgcCCACCACATTTCAATATCTACACGTGTCAACCTTAGTCATATTCTCAATCTTCAATGACTAATTAAGCCCAAAATGACAGCTCTATATTAGTTGTTGGATAAAACAAAACTATCAGAAGTACAATATTGATCGAGGATGAGTACTCTACCATTAGGTACCTcactatgtgtgtatgtgtgcacgtgtATATGTTCAAGCTAGCTAGCTAAAGGTAGTGGGCTAATCCACAACATCACTGCTGAAGAGCTTGAACCTGTTGGCATCAAGAACCAGCCTCCTGATGGAAGAGAAGGCACCCATGATTCCCACAGCAGTGAAGACAAACACAATGGAGATGTTGAGGCGGTAGGTGAAGGAGGACTTGGGAGGCCTGTGAGTCATGTTGTAGAGAAGCATTGGGAGGACAAAGTCCAGAGGGATGAACCCTATGGCTCCCACCACGCCATTGATGTCCCCAAAGAAAGGCAGCATTGCTGCAAAAAACCCACACAGCACCATGTACACACTCCTCAGGAACAGCCTTGGGATCAGGTTTCTCCTTGAGAACACCCCTTGCTTCACATCTGCTGACTTCTTCTCCATCATCTCATATGCCACTTGAGAATAAACctgtgtggtttttttttttttaatgtacaTGTTAAGTTAAATTGCGTTTGTTTGAAAGTACGAATTTcggatcttaaatttagattttagtagatttggacaaatttcaattaatatatttttgtattacattttatccaaattcaatataaGTCCAAATCTAAGGTCTCTCCAAAGGCATGTTAGTTTTCACTCAAATGTTATGTTGAATACAAGATTAAGGGTTTTATAGTCTCTGAAAATGTTTTGTCGCCACCATTTTTTGTCATCGTCTATTGTCACAGTGCTTAAAATCTTGGCATATAAGTGGAGGTCATGTAGCAAGATTTTGAGTCTCGTTTggaatgttttgaaaaaaaaaaatacttattatgaaaaatacttgcATCAATAAGTAGTGTTTGCTTTACACTTGAACAAGTACTTATCTCAACAAATACTTTTCCAAACTACTTTCTTTCAaggaaaataagttttttttttgtaaaaaaaatatatcttttttttttttttttaaagcactCATCTAAAAAAGTATTTATAATAAGTAATTTTAAACTATgtttagataaatattttttttcaggtAAGTACTTTTTTATAAGTGGTTCCAAAAGATCCTTATTGGCACGAGAATGCATTTTTTTTGGACAAATTAAAGGTTAACATTATGACTAAACTACACAATGAGAAGCAATCCATCCTCTATCTCATATTCCTTCTCAGGTTCGAATTTAAGAcctaaaaatccaaattttaacAATCGTGATCTAGTCACCAGAGGACCGTGGTATGGAAAGAGAAGGTGTGCATCAGTATGTTATTTATTAAATGCCCGACTTAGATTGCAAAATGGAAAATAGCAGACCTCTCATTCTATGCCCTCCTTTTTACCCTTCACAagattcaaaccctaaacccaagttGCCATCAGGGTACTGAAGTGTACCATGTGTGTGTTTTGTGACCTTGGTTATGGGACTTACCAGGCCAATGGCAAGTAGCTGGAGGAGGACACAGATCACTGCTAGCCCAAGAACCCATGTAGGAGCCAGAGAAGGTTCATTGTCTGGAATTAAGCTTTTAAGGATGTTTGAGTTAGACTTGTTGCCAAACACCAAGTATCCAGACACTGCAGCCGAGTAGAAGGTTATGAATATTACAGCGTAGCACATCAAAAGGCCTTTGAGCATTTTTCCAGCAGCTGGTGGTGCCACTGTAGCCTTCATAAATCACAACCCATGTCATCAAAGTCAAATCATTCATAATTCGAGTATCTGTTTGGTTAGctggaaaaacaaaaaagaaagaaagaaagaaagagaaatcTCACAAATGGTCCATGTTACAAACTgcaattaaattttcaaaaaataaaaatagaataatgCATTGCCTGTATTTCAGGAAGAATCCCATTGCCAAAAATGGCAGCAATGATGGAAATGGAAGAGAAAGCACTGAAAACCCTTGCTGACTTTGAAGATTCAAGGGAATAGTCCCTTGGTGGGGCATTTTTGGAGGACCCTGCAAGATAATAAACTTTGCGATTATAAATATTAGGCAGGGTTTGGAAATGCGATTTGAAGTtttgaatttggaaaaaaatttatattacacctaatccaaatc
This window of the Malania oleifera isolate guangnan ecotype guangnan chromosome 6, ASM2987363v1, whole genome shotgun sequence genome carries:
- the LOC131157583 gene encoding probable GABA transporter 2 isoform X2, whose protein sequence is MAKPPSTQADPPFAEGGRREEDAGALFVLESKGKWWHAGYHLTTAIVGPTILALPYVFRGLGWGLGLFCLTAMAAVTFYSYFLMSKVLDHCESRGRRHIRFRELAADVFGSGWIFYFVIYIQVAINTGVGIGAILLAGECIQIVYSNILPNGTLTLYDFIAMVTIAMIILSQLPTFHSLRHINMASLFLSLAYTFLVVGACIHAGSSKNAPPRDYSLESSKSARVFSAFSSISIIAAIFGNGILPEIQATVAPPAAGKMLKGLLMCYAVIFITFYSAAVSGYLVFGNKSNSNILKSLIPDNEPSLAPTWVLGLAVICVLLQLLAIGLVYSQVAYEMMEKKSADVKQGVFSRRNLIPRLFLRSVYMVLCGFFAAMLPFFGDINGVVGAIGFIPLDFVLPMLLYNMTHRPPKSSFTYRLNISIVFVFTAVGIMGAFSSIRRLVLDANRFKLFSSDVVD
- the LOC131157583 gene encoding probable GABA transporter 2 isoform X1, with protein sequence MAKPPSTQADPPFAEGGRREEDAGALFVLESKGKWWHAGYHLTTAIVGPTILALPYVFRGLGWGLGLFCLTAMAAVTFYSYFLMSKVLDHCESRGRRHIRFRELAADVFGSGWIFYFVIYIQVAINTGVGIGAILLAGECIQIVYSNILPNGTLTLYDFIAMVTIAMIILSQLPTFHSLRHINMASLFLSLAYTFLVVGACIHAVYYLAGSSKNAPPRDYSLESSKSARVFSAFSSISIIAAIFGNGILPEIQATVAPPAAGKMLKGLLMCYAVIFITFYSAAVSGYLVFGNKSNSNILKSLIPDNEPSLAPTWVLGLAVICVLLQLLAIGLVYSQVAYEMMEKKSADVKQGVFSRRNLIPRLFLRSVYMVLCGFFAAMLPFFGDINGVVGAIGFIPLDFVLPMLLYNMTHRPPKSSFTYRLNISIVFVFTAVGIMGAFSSIRRLVLDANRFKLFSSDVVD